The Deinococcus sp. Leaf326 genome includes a window with the following:
- a CDS encoding IS630 family transposase, translating into MPDERAFLNALVRRRQTPRGLATRARVILLSADHPEWTLSDIGQHVGLCDDTVSVWRRRFIQSGIDGLSDAPKSGAPRSIQDQRVEQVVRLTLDTPPENATHWSTRSMAKVSGLTQSAVHRIWQAFGLRPHLTSSFQLSKDPLLIEKVRDIVGLYLSPPDRALVLCVDEKPQIQALERGSTTFPMQLGQEERNGHTYIRHGTTTLIAALDARVGTVIGRCYPRHRTVEFLDFLEEIDRRVPSELAVHVILDNYITHKTRAVQGWLVLHPRYTFHFTPTSGSWLNLVESWFALLSRRRLRRGDFHSKDDLEQAIEAFIAQNNEHPQPFVWKRSADDILDSIRRFCLPYLGTSIS; encoded by the coding sequence ATGCCTGACGAACGTGCCTTTCTGAATGCACTCGTGCGAAGACGTCAGACCCCAAGGGGTCTGGCTACCCGAGCCAGAGTCATTCTGCTCAGCGCGGACCACCCCGAATGGACGTTAAGCGATATCGGCCAGCATGTTGGGTTATGCGACGACACCGTGAGTGTCTGGCGCCGACGGTTTATTCAGTCTGGCATTGACGGGCTGAGTGACGCGCCGAAGAGCGGAGCACCGCGCTCCATTCAGGATCAGCGGGTCGAACAGGTCGTGCGCCTGACCCTTGACACGCCCCCCGAGAATGCGACGCATTGGTCAACCCGAAGCATGGCAAAGGTCAGTGGGCTCACGCAGAGTGCCGTGCATCGTATCTGGCAGGCGTTCGGGTTACGGCCCCACCTGACATCCAGTTTCCAGTTGTCCAAAGACCCGCTGCTGATCGAAAAGGTCCGCGACATCGTGGGCCTGTACCTGTCGCCCCCGGACCGGGCGCTGGTGCTGTGTGTGGATGAAAAGCCGCAGATTCAGGCCCTGGAACGTGGCTCCACCACGTTCCCCATGCAGTTGGGACAGGAAGAGCGCAACGGGCACACCTACATCCGGCATGGCACCACCACCTTGATTGCTGCACTGGATGCGAGGGTTGGAACAGTGATTGGCCGCTGTTACCCCAGGCACCGGACCGTGGAATTTCTGGACTTCCTGGAGGAGATCGACCGGCGAGTTCCTTCGGAGCTCGCGGTACATGTCATTCTCGACAACTACATCACGCATAAGACGAGAGCGGTCCAGGGCTGGCTGGTCCTGCATCCGCGGTACACGTTCCACTTCACACCGACGAGTGGGTCGTGGCTGAACTTGGTGGAGTCGTGGTTTGCGCTGCTCAGTCGTCGACGGCTGCGTCGCGGTGATTTCCATTCGAAGGACGATCTTGAACAGGCCATTGAGGCGTTCATCGCTCAGAACAATGAACATCCGCAACCATTCGTGTGGAAACGGTCGGCGGACGACATTCTGGACAGCATCCGACGGTTCTGTCTCCCATACCTCGGTACATCAATTTCCTAG
- a CDS encoding STM4015 family protein, whose translation MQGLVIGYWGTDTLTDADIRAEMAEPLRVAAAQLTQVRVLYINDISSEESEVSWIANMDLSALVQAFPRLIDLGIRGGNEFELPGLALPHLRTLVIEAGGLSSALVRQVVQADLPALTHPELWLGTEDYGAMNSVEDLSPLLEGLRFPALRYLGLKNSDHQDQVAQVFSSAPVVGSLEVLDLLMGVLTDEGAQALVDNPSLGHLKKLDLQFNWLSEEMAGRLQAWADAHGIELDVSDRQDDEDDWRYVALGE comes from the coding sequence ATGCAGGGGCTGGTGATCGGGTACTGGGGCACCGACACCCTGACGGACGCCGACATCCGGGCCGAGATGGCTGAGCCCCTGCGGGTGGCCGCCGCGCAGCTCACGCAGGTGCGGGTGCTGTACATCAACGACATCTCCTCGGAAGAGAGCGAGGTGTCCTGGATTGCCAACATGGACCTCAGCGCCCTGGTCCAGGCCTTTCCCAGGCTGATCGACCTGGGCATCCGGGGCGGCAATGAATTCGAACTCCCCGGCCTCGCGCTGCCGCACCTGCGGACCCTGGTCATCGAGGCGGGCGGGCTCTCCAGCGCCCTCGTCCGGCAGGTGGTGCAGGCCGACCTGCCCGCCCTGACCCACCCGGAACTGTGGCTGGGCACGGAGGACTACGGCGCGATGAATAGCGTCGAGGACCTGAGCCCCCTGCTGGAGGGCCTGCGCTTTCCCGCGCTGCGCTACCTGGGCCTGAAGAACAGCGATCATCAGGATCAGGTGGCGCAGGTCTTCTCTTCGGCGCCGGTGGTGGGGTCGCTGGAGGTGCTGGACCTCTTGATGGGCGTGCTGACTGACGAGGGCGCCCAGGCCCTGGTGGATAACCCCAGCCTGGGCCACCTGAAGAAGCTCGACCTCCAGTTCAACTGGCTCTCCGAGGAGATGGCCGGCCGCCTCCAGGCCTGGGCGGACGCGCACGGCATCGAGCTGGACGTCTCGGACCGCCAGGACGACGAGGACGACTGGCGCTACGTCGCCCTGGGCGAATGA